One segment of Hippopotamus amphibius kiboko isolate mHipAmp2 chromosome 2, mHipAmp2.hap2, whole genome shotgun sequence DNA contains the following:
- the BMP4 gene encoding bone morphogenetic protein 4, whose amino-acid sequence MIPGNRMLMVVLLCQVLLGGASHASLIPETGKKKVAEIQGHAGGRRSGQSHELLRDFEATLLQMFGLRRRPQPSKSAVVPDYMRDLYRLQSGEEEEEEQTQGIGLEYPERPASRANTVRSFHHEEHLENIPGTSENSAFRFLFNLSSIPENEMISSAELRLFREQVDQGPDWEQGFHRINIYEVMKPPAEAVPGQLIARLLDTRLVHHNVTRWEAFDVSPAVLRWTREKQPNYGLAIEVTHLHQTRTHQGQHVRISRSLPQGSGDWAQLRPLLVTFGHDGRGHALTRRRRAKRSPKHPPQRARKRNKNCRRHALYVDFSDVGWNDWIVAPPGYQAFYCHGDCPFPLADHLNSTNHAIVQTLVNSVNSSIPKACCVPTELSAISMLYLDEYDKVVLKNYQEMVVEGCGCR is encoded by the exons ATGATTCCTGGTAACCGAATGCTGATGGTCGTTTTATTATGCCAAGTCCTGCTAGGAGGCGCGAGCCATGCTAGTTTGATACCTGAGACGGGGAAGAAAAAAGTCGCCGAGATTCAGGGCCACGCGGGAGGACGCCGCTCGGGGCAGAGCCATGAGCTCCTGCGGGACTTCGAGGCCACACTTCTGCAGATGTTCGGGCTGCGCCGCCGCCCGCAGCCCAGCAAGAGCGCAGTCGTCCCGGATTACATGCGGGATCTCTACCGGCTTCagtctggggaggaggaggaggaagagcagaccCAGGGCATCGGTCTGGAGTATCCTGAGCGCCCGGCCAGTCGGGCCAACACCGTGAGGAGCTTCCACCACGAAG AACATCTGGAGAACATCCCAGGGACCAGCGAAAACTCTGCTTTTCGTTTCCTCTTTAACCTCAGCAGCATCCCAGAGAACGAGATGATCTCGTCCGCAGAGCTTCGACTCTTCCGGGAGCAGGTGGACCAGGGCCCTGACTGGGAGCAGGGTTTTCACCGTATAAACATTTATGAGGTTATGAAGCCGCCGGCAGAAGCCGTGCCTGGGCAGCTCATCGCACGACTGCTGGACACGAGACTGGTCCACCACAATGTGACGCGGTGGGAAGCGTTTGATGTGAGCCCTGCGGTGCTTCGCTGGACCCGGGAGAAGCAGCCCAACTACGGGCTGGCCATCGAGGTGACCCACCTCCATCAGACACGGACCCACCAGGGCCAGCACGTCAGGATCAGCCGATCGTTACCTCAAGGGAGTGGGGATTGGGCCCAGCTCCGGCCCCTCCTGGTCACCTTTGGCCACGATGGCCGGGGACACGCCTTGACCCGACGCCGGAGGGCCAAGCGCAGCCCcaagcatcccccacagagggcccGCAAGAGGAACAAGAACTGCCGGCGCCACGCGCTCTACGTGGACTTCAGCGACGTGGGCTGGAATGACTGGATTGTGGCCCCACCGGGCTACCAGGCCTTCTACTGCCACGGGGACTGCCCCTTTCCACTGGCCGACCACCTCAACTCAACCAACCATGCCATCGTGCAGACCCTGGTCAACTCTGTCAATTCCAGTATCCCCAAAGCCTGTTGTGTTCCCACCGAACTGAGCGCCATCTCCATGCTGTACCTGGATGAGTATGACAAGGTGGTGCTGAAAAATTATCAGGAGATGGTGGTAGAGGGGTGTGGGTGCCGCTGA
- the LOC130844737 gene encoding collagen alpha-1(I) chain-like: MPSPSSPPQAFGLSPPLPPTRLPPPPSEPDLHSSQPGRGRREAAQRSGAGCRHAGAGSAGAPTGGGGGGDLAAADASAGPVPGAAPGGPDRRPGPPHGGRGRSPALRGGARGRRGCGPCTPRAARGGERGRARGGSGAGGGPGRAGPTGAAPRPRGERARAGRAALLTDSKQGMQSQSMILDGRPGTGSRDRLRGAAAAAAARGSRGPSESPACAGRAPRLSRGPRPVRLRPGCGGPGPGGGWPCASRRPPGCKGPGWGGGRPRHAGPFKKGSAEGHADARAPLPPRVPGRPDVGPRGSQAPPARNRAAAVAPGRGLRGRGLGRRRVWGGGEGAAARTRGTRRRAQRIPEAGGGGTRGSGLGKRRLLGEGAARAPGRRVAEPGAGRTPRSREVASAGAPPAAASPPLPPGTGRRGAADPLPHELHPRAAPGAPGMPGLPTRTLPARVARRGGLCKPRTRAAPRRAGPAAPAARRWAPAALCGGCPRVPPRVPAELGGRAADLTHPPAHPQTRSPPRGPCREGLEQEEERVQRSALPPAAAARRRPTARWPAEGAEAAGAPAPRPRPARPAAVCAALGSPRPRWGSPRKGWEEQSCAETPGTLKVPGGRSPRNGKSRRTDGEGPVPAGAGPFSSLKRDKSRKALSSPALLRGGRGCNCRWRLSFPSSRQLSPNARVRSEAASVYQVSVFGAFNVSQSPQPTERDPHKASHQGVPGKRLKPRAQLPRGGVRRDPRIPGPFPVGRARKSRASAVHPASNSPEDAAARNLRSRSGPHPGPRPYGPHTVKCQSGGSWDAARPREWLVEVARGAAAVRQPSGAVAGWGPGRGTPLDAAPPEARKLQKQQKCAARHGTSPGSVCSLHLDAPQSPRFLRTSELPLSFLCWPFLSGSRRC, translated from the exons ATGCCCTCGCCCTCCTCTCCACCGCAGGCCTTCggcctctctccccctctcccccccacccgccTGCCCCCTCCGCCCTCCGAGCCCGACCTCCACAGCTCCCAGCCGGGccggggcaggagggaggcagcgCAGAGGAGCGGGGCAGGGTGCAGACACGCGGGCGCGGGCTCCGCGGGCGCCCcgacgggcggggggggggggggtgacttgGCGGCGGCGGACGCGTCCGCGGGGCCGGTCCCAGGAGCCGCCCCCGGGGGTCCTGACAGGCGGCCGGGGCCGCCCCACGGGGGCCGCGGGCGCTCTCCGGCCCTGCGGGGAGGCGCGCGCGGCCGCCGCGGCTGCGGGCCGTGCACCCCCCGGGCCGCCCGAGGGGGCGAGCGGGGCCGGGCGCGCGGCggaagcggggcggggggtgggcccGGGAGGGCAGGTCCCACGGGggcggccccgcggccccgcgGCGAGCGCGCGCGGGCAGGGCGGGCGGCTCTACTCACTGACAGCAAACAAGGCATGCAGTCACAGTCCATGATTCTCGACGGCCGCCCCGGGACCGGCTCGCGGGACCGGCTcaggggcgcggcggcggcggcggcggcgcgcggctCGCGAGG CCCCTCCGAGTCAC CCGCGTGCGCGGGACGCGCTCCTCGCCTCTCCCGGGGGCCTCGGCCGGTGCGGCTGCGCCCTGGCTGCGGcggcccggggccggggggggggtgGCCCTGCGCCTCCCGGCGCCCGCCCGGCTGCAAGGGGCCGGGATGGGGCGGCGGACGGCCTCGCCACGCGGGGCCCTTCAAAAAGGGAAGCGCTGAGGGACACGCAGACGCGCGCGCCCCGCTGCCTCCCCGGGTCCCCGGGAGGCCGGACGTCGGCCCCCGCGGCAGCCAGGCACCCCCTGCTCGGAACCGGGCAGCCGCTGTAGCTCCGGGCCGAGGGCTGCGGGGCCGGGGACTGGGGCGGCGacgggtgtggggagggggcgagggagcCGCCGCGAGGACACGAGGGACACGCCGCCGCGCCCAGCGCATCCCcgaggcgggcggcggcgggacGCGCGGGAGCGGCCTGGGAAAGAGGCGCCTCCTCGGAGAGGGCGCCGCGCGCGCTCCGGGGCGGCGAGTCGCGGAGCCCGGCGCGGGGAGGACGCCCCGGAGCCGAGAAGTCGCCTCCGCCGGCGCGCCTCCCGCCGCTGCCTCCCCGCCCCTTcctcccggcaccggccgccgcGGCGCAGCAGATCCGCTCCCCCACGAGCTTCACCCCCGCGCAGCTCCAGGCGCCCCTGGGATGCCCGGGCTCCCAACGAGGACGCTGCCCGCGCGGGTGGCTCGGCGCGGAGGCCTCTGCAAACCACGgacccgcgccgcgccgcgccgcgccggcCCGGCCGCCCCCGCGGCCAGGCGCTGGGCACCGGCCGCCCTGTGCGGAGGCTGCCCCCGGGTCCCGCCGCGGGTCCCTGCAGAGCTCGGAGGTCGGGCGGCCGACCTcacccacccccccgcccacccccagacTAGGTCTCCTCCTCGGGGGCCCTGCCGGGAAGGCTTGGAGCAAGAAGAGGAAAGGGTCCAGCGCTCGGCCCTCCCTCCGGCCGCGGCTGCCCGGCGCCGCCCGACCGCGCGCTGGCCGGCTGAGGGTGCGGAGGCCGCGGGCGCCCCTGCGCCACGTCCACGCCCGGCGAGGCCCGCGGCCGTCTGCGCGGCTTTAGGTTCCCCGCGCCCCCGCTGGGGCTCCCCGCGAAAGGGTTGGGAAGAGCAGAGTTGTGCTGAGACGCCCGGAACCCTCAAAGTGCCCGGTGGGAGGAGCCCCAGAAACGGGAAAAGCAGACGGACAGACGGAGAAGGGCCGGTCCCCGCGGGCGCAGGCCCC ttttcttcattaaaaagagataaaagccGAAAAGCTCTCTCGTCGCCAGCACTTCTCCGCGGGGGCCGGGGGTGCAACTGTCGGTGGCGACTGTCCTTTCCTTCCTCGCGCCAGCTCTCTCCCAACGCCAGAGTTCGTTCAGAGGCGGCCTCAGTTTACCAAGTCAGCGTCTTTGGGGCTTTTAACGTCTCGCAAAGCCCTCAGCCCACAGAACGCGATCCTCACAAAGCATCCCACCAAGGGGTGCCAGGGAAGCGTCTAAAGCCGCGGGCCCAGCTCCCGCGGGGAGGGGTCCGCAGGGACCCGCGCATCCCGGGGCCCTTTCCCGTCGGGAGGGCCAGGAAGAGCCGCGCGTCCGCCGTGCACCCGGCCAGCAACTCTCCAGAGGACGCGGCAGCGAGGAACCTGCGTTCCCGGAGCGGCCCGCATCCCGGCCCTCGTCCCTACGGACCCCACACCGTGAAATGCCAGAGCGGCGGCTCCTGGGATGCTGCAAGGCCACGGGAATGGCTCGTGGAGGTGGCGCGTGGGGCAGCAGCGGTTCGCCAGCCCTCGGGGGCTGTCGCCGGCTGGGGGCCGGGTCGGGGGACACCCCTAGACGCAGCCCCTCCGGAGGCGCGCAAGCTCCAGAAGCAGCAGAAATGCGCTGCCCGCCACGGAACCAGCCCGGGTTCGGTGTGCTCTCTCCACCTCGACGCCCCTCAGTCCCCTCGCTTCCTCCGGACCTCAGAgctgcctctttcttttctctgctggCCCTTCCTGTCGGGGAGTCGCAGATGCTAG